The following nucleotide sequence is from candidate division KSB1 bacterium.
TCCTTCCACTTCAGAAGCTCAGGGCTCAGAAAGGCGGTGATATTGGGCTCCAGAGGCTCCACACCTGCCGGATAGAACTCGTTGTAGGAGACCTCGGAGGCATAGTATTCATCCGCAAGCCCGGCAAATGAGTGCCCCAGTTCGTGCAGGAAGACGCGCTTACTCGCGGGGTTGTCAACCGTGGTGATGCAATAGTCGTTGTAGATGCCACCTCCCCCGTAACGGGCACTATTGACCAGCACCACGATGGCCTCGTAAGACACTTGAGCGGCCAGCGAACGGAGCAGCCAGTTTTCTTCGGTCAGCATGTAGCGGTCCAGATCGAAAGCATTGAAGGAAGCGTTCAGTAAGGTTCGCCTGAAGGAACCCTGTCGCGGCTCATCCATGCCTGACTCCGGGGATGGTAGGAAGAGCCCGCGAACATTGATGCGGTGGCGATACTCCGCATAGGGGGCGGTGGCAAAGAGCCACCCCGTGAAGCGATCTACGTCAGCGGCGAACTTTTCGCGCTCCGCTAGGGTGTAGCCCTCGGCGATGAAGACAAAGTCTACGCAGCGCTCCGCAGCTCCCACTACATGTGCCTCGTGCACCTCTGCCAGGGTTGTGCCCGATTCGCGGATGATATGGTAGTCATTGGGGTCAACCGTGGTGCTGAATAGCACGTGCGGGATGTTCTTCTTGTCCCGCGCCTCGATGACGAACAGCGCAGGGTACTTGGGAAACGGCACGCGCACCGAGCGCTGGAACACTCGTTTCTGCCCCTGCAAGGCGGGGGTAGTGGTCTTGTACTCGCCAAACATACAGTCAAAGCCGCGCGCGTAGATCAAGCGGTTGGTGGCAATGTCATAGAGCTTAACCGTGTAGCGCCCGTTATTGAAGGGGTCAATGAGCGCAGTTCTGGTCTCTGGCCAGGTTGGCTCCTGGTGCATCCGCTGGAGGGTGATGAATTCCTCCCTGGCGTCGCCTACCTGGCAGAGGTCCAAGCGGAGCGCCTTTTCGGCGAAAAACTGTTCAAAGGCGACAGGTGTTTGGGCCAGCAAGGCATAACAACCCATTAGCGTCAGGCTTGCCAAGAACGCGGCTCGTGCACGCATAGCAATCAGCTCCCAGAAAATTGTGCGACACTTGTCCTGGTC
It contains:
- a CDS encoding M64 family metallo-endopeptidase, whose protein sequence is MRARAAFLASLTLMGCYALLAQTPVAFEQFFAEKALRLDLCQVGDAREEFITLQRMHQEPTWPETRTALIDPFNNGRYTVKLYDIATNRLIYARGFDCMFGEYKTTTPALQGQKRVFQRSVRVPFPKYPALFVIEARDKKNIPHVLFSTTVDPNDYHIIRESGTTLAEVHEAHVVGAAERCVDFVFIAEGYTLAEREKFAADVDRFTGWLFATAPYAEYRHRINVRGLFLPSPESGMDEPRQGSFRRTLLNASFNAFDLDRYMLTEENWLLRSLAAQVSYEAIVVLVNSARYGGGGIYNDYCITTVDNPASKRVFLHELGHSFAGLADEYYASEVSYNEFYPAGVEPLEPNITAFLSPELLKWKELVSPGIALPTVWGKERLDSLQAERQKTLKAMTQELQKAAQAGARPDTQDKIRARYQKELKHLDREMENVRAQYAHLRDKVGVFEGAGYASKGLYRPMMYCLMISSPEDKFCVVCERAIARMIGYYCGD